A stretch of DNA from Myxococcales bacterium:
GTTCGTCTTCGCCGTCGACTGAGCGCGGCTCAAACCAACAGATGCCGGAAGCGCACGCTGCCGAGGATTCGGCCCAGGCGCCAGCCGACGGTGGACAACCAATCGAGAAAATCGTCGGAGTAGCGGATTTCCCCGAGGTCGCTGACGGCCAGCCGCGCCCCGGCGCCCGCGGCCACCGCCGCCGCATGGGCCGGCGAAACGACATCGTTGGGTAGGAAGACAGCGATCGGGCCCGCCGTTTTCGCCGCGCGTTCCCGGACGACGTGCCGGGCCAGCCGCGTCAGCACCTTCGCGTCGTACAAGCCGAAAATCCGGATGCCTTCCTTTTCCAACGGCGCCAGTTTTTTCAGCAGTTCCGCTTCGAAGGCGTCGGTTGAAATCAGAATCGACCGGCAACCGCGCCGTCGCGCCTCGGACAGGGGTATGACCGGATAGCGGTCCAGTTGCTGGCCCGGCGTGGCTCGATCGTCGATGATGCCCCGGATTGGCAAGCCGGAAAAACTGGGCCGGGTGACCAGCCGGCGGGTGTGCTGGCCCGCGGCGTAGACGTAAAGCTCGCGCGGTTGTTCGTCGGCCAGGGAAAGCAGCGCGCCGTCGAGGTATTCGATCGCCGGCGGCAGCGGCAGCACCAAGACGTCGGCGCCGCGCCGGCGAGCCTCTTGCACGAATGCATGCGCCTCGAGCGCCGGAATGGTGATCAGCAGCGCGCGGCCGGTCTGCATCGCGAGGAAATCCGCCGGTCGCACCGGGCGGAGCCCTTTCGCGTCGGGCGGCGCGATGCCGTCGCGGGCGAATTCGAGGCCCTTCGCCGCCAGGGCGCGCCAGCCGGCCAACCCTTCGCGCAGCCGCTTGGCGGGCGGATCCTGGTTGACGGGAAAGGTGCGGTCGATATCGACGTGGCCGTAACCGTAACGCACGAAAACGCGGAACAGGCTTTGCAGCGTCTCGCGATGGTAGTGGTAGACGACGGCCCGCTCGTTGCCCCGCGCCTGCCAACGGCCGTCGGCGATCATGCGCCAGGCCATGTCGTGGTCGCCGCCGGAAATCATTTTTTCCTTGAAATTGCCGAGTTGGTCGAACACCGCGCGCCGGAAAAAGACGTTGGCGGTGATGATCGGCGGGTTCGGCGCGTTTTCGATGGCGGCCTGCCAGTTGAGGATCTGACGGCGGCTTTGCCAGCGGGCGATTTCGCTGTCGCTCTCGGCGCCGAAAAGGCGGCCGGCAACGGCGCCGATCTCGGGATGCTCGAACCACTCGGCGCCGGCCCGCAGCCAATCCGGATCGGCCTGGCAGTCGTCGTCGGTGAAGGCCAGCACTTCGCCGCGCGCCAGGCCCAGGCCGTGGTTGCGCGCCGCGTAGCTGGTTTGAATCCGGTCGAAATAGGCATAGCGCACGCCGGGGAACGAACGCACGATTTGCGCCGTGTCGTCGCGCGAACCGTTGTCCACGACCAGGACTTCAAAGCGGTCGCGCGGATAGGTCTGTTTTTCCAGCGACGCCAACAGCCGGCCGATCTTCTTGCCGCCGTTGTACGTGGGAACGATCACCGAAACAAAGGGCTGGTGGGGCGGCTTGTTTTCCCACGGCTCCCGCCCCAGCAGGCTGCGCGCGGCGCCGAGCACCTGGTCGGGCGTCGTCATGTCCAGGCACCACGCCCGACGCGGCGCGAAGACCTTGCCGGGCAGGTAACAGGGCGAGCACGAGACCGGCCGGCGCACGATGCGATGCGGGTCGACCAGCGGCGTGTTCTTTTCCCACGAGGTCGGGCCGTAGATGCCGACGACCGGCGTGCCGACGGCGGCGGCCAGGTGCATCAGCCCGGAATCGTTGGCGACGATCAGCCGCGCCTTTTTCAACACCGCGGCCACGGCCGGCAACGAGGTCTTGCCCGCCAGATTGAACGTCGGCGCGGTCGCCGCCCGCGCCACCTCGTCGGCGACCTCGGCCTCATCCGGACCGCCGACCAGCACCACGCCCAGGCCGTC
This window harbors:
- a CDS encoding glycosyltransferase, with the translated sequence MNEAKSASERPAIHKVVIVRLYGLGNFILALPLIEAVERLLPRAELTLLLDPRCRRIAELARPQSRMVILEKEFDAPAWFAAEKPDLTLFTYPTGQSPLVAAATRFSRVTVSHDVGRNRGLATVALAVDPQRHEVEANLDLLRAAGYAAEMTYPKIALPRAATVAANGLLRAAGVPKNFIALHPGCHGDLAVKRWPPAYYAAVADALAADGLGVVLVGGPDEAEVADEVARAATAPTFNLAGKTSLPAVAAVLKKARLIVANDSGLMHLAAAVGTPVVGIYGPTSWEKNTPLVDPHRIVRRPVSCSPCYLPGKVFAPRRAWCLDMTTPDQVLGAARSLLGREPWENKPPHQPFVSVIVPTYNGGKKIGRLLASLEKQTYPRDRFEVLVVDNGSRDDTAQIVRSFPGVRYAYFDRIQTSYAARNHGLGLARGEVLAFTDDDCQADPDWLRAGAEWFEHPEIGAVAGRLFGAESDSEIARWQSRRQILNWQAAIENAPNPPIITANVFFRRAVFDQLGNFKEKMISGGDHDMAWRMIADGRWQARGNERAVVYHYHRETLQSLFRVFVRYGYGHVDIDRTFPVNQDPPAKRLREGLAGWRALAAKGLEFARDGIAPPDAKGLRPVRPADFLAMQTGRALLITIPALEAHAFVQEARRRGADVLVLPLPPAIEYLDGALLSLADEQPRELYVYAAGQHTRRLVTRPSFSGLPIRGIIDDRATPGQQLDRYPVIPLSEARRRGCRSILISTDAFEAELLKKLAPLEKEGIRIFGLYDAKVLTRLARHVVRERAAKTAGPIAVFLPNDVVSPAHAAAVAAGAGARLAVSDLGEIRYSDDFLDWLSTVGWRLGRILGSVRFRHLLV